Proteins encoded together in one Impatiens glandulifera chromosome 1, dImpGla2.1, whole genome shotgun sequence window:
- the LOC124913808 gene encoding transcription repressor OFP14 produces the protein MTKKSSDVPGNWILGGCKYPKTLFDDNCEDDHNVRTKNRNRRKKAATLSDIDQFLIENFKSLYLGDGELQGDDEESVDLSKKKKNLDHKRSSKRVFVDGGSSSSRVEESRTSETISWDEFGSFSSVTSEASNEVKEEIKEISPDEFIAVFTYSTCPHDEFRVSMKAMVDARLRQDGKVVDWKFMEELLFCYLNLNDKKSYKYILNAFVDLIAVLREDPGKTALG, from the coding sequence ATGACGAAGAAATCCTCCGATGTGCCAGGGAATTGGATACTCGGAGGCTGCAAGTATCCTAAGACTCTTTTCGATGACAATTGTGAAGACGACCACAATGTTCGTACTAAGAACCGCAACAGAAGAAAAAAAGCTGCTACTTTATCCGACATCGATCAATTCTTGATCGAGAATTTCAAATCGTTGTATCTCGGGGATGGCGAACTTCAAGGAGACGATGAAGAATCAGTTGATTTGtccaagaaaaaaaagaatttggACCATAAACGATCGTCCAAACGTGTTTTTGTTGATGGAGGGTCGTCTAGTTCAAGGGTAGAAGAGTCTAGGACTAGCGAAACCATTTCGTGGGATGAGTTTGGTTCATTTAGTTCGGTTACATCCGAAGCAAGTAATGAAGTTAAAGAAGAGATTAAAGAGATAAGTCCCGATGAATTCATCGCAGTGTTCACTTATTCGACGTGTCCACACGATGAATTTAGGGTATCCATGAAGGCGATGGTGGACGCGAGGCTGAGGCAGGATGGGAAAGTCGTGGATTGGAAATTCATGGAGGAGTTGTTGTTCTGTTATTTAAATCTAAACGACAAGAAGTCGTACAAATATATTCTTAATGCGTTTGTGGACTTGATCGCTGTGCTTCGTGAGGATCCTGGTAAGACGGCATTGGGATAA